In Desulforamulus hydrothermalis Lam5 = DSM 18033, a genomic segment contains:
- a CDS encoding efflux RND transporter permease subunit: MKIADFSVDRPVAISMLIIALIFLGLFSLPRLAVDLYPEMELPIAVIVTSYEGAAPAEVEKLVTKPIEAAVATTGNIKEIRSRSQNGISLVIVQFNWGTNMDNAAIELREKIDYVKGALPGEVKTPRVMKLDPNQAPILSFSMTGSDVVKLKKIAEDTVQSRLERIDGVASVSISGGKSREIKVILDPAKMETYGLSVNQVMQALAGDNISGTAGVVERGTQETAIRVTGEYTSLAQIKQIRVPLPGQGGSLALGDLAAVEDSFKKESRFAYVDGQPSLGLDVMKSTGANTVQVAKEVLQEVAALNKTLPDGVKITTVVDMSKFIQQSIDNVIYHGLVGGILAVIILYLFLRSLRSTLVVALVMPISIIATFTLMYFGHQTINMLSLGGLALGLGSLVDFSVVVLESIYRYRQQGYDVIQAAKLGTAEVANAVTASAGAQVVVFLPIVFVEGLAGILFKPMALTVSFSHIAALFAALTLVPMMSSRLLQKVAPPDENLPPGRTKNPVLLFGRFMHRLNLHYGSLLRWALGNRKKVVGFTALLLLLSVAATPLIGTEFIPTMDQGEITVKIDMPAGTKVAETARVAADLEKLARSQVKEIERIFTTVGSGGQLSFLGVGSGDQATLQIKLKPLAQRDISTEQAVEKLRRAVQDIPGADITVSLADNSGSPSSKPVDIAIRGDDLTVLNQLGDLLAEVVKSVPGTRNVTNSLSEATPEVQIMVDREQAARYGLSAGQVLAAVSTSFDGRVVSRMRTGEDEVDVRLLFPEDSSKDADALANLTLVAPTGARVPVSAVARITTQHAPTEIIRSSQSREVRITADISGRDTGSVNKEIAAALNKLALPEGYTIHTGGQAKDMADSFKSLAIALILSVVLVFMVMAAQFESLFQPFIIMFSLPPTFIGVVLGLGITGHHLSVPALIGAIMLIGIVVNNAIVLVDYINTLRKRGYERDQAVLAAGPVRLRPILMTALTTVLALLPLAFGGGEGSEGQAPMAVVVAFGLTLSTLITLVLVPVVYTVFDDLGRKLSAKWAKVKLPRLKSIGT, encoded by the coding sequence GTGAAAATAGCAGATTTTTCGGTAGACCGGCCGGTGGCCATCTCTATGCTTATCATTGCCCTTATTTTTTTGGGTTTGTTTTCCCTCCCCCGCTTGGCGGTGGATTTATACCCGGAAATGGAATTGCCTATCGCTGTTATTGTAACCAGTTATGAAGGTGCTGCCCCGGCAGAAGTGGAAAAGTTGGTTACCAAACCCATTGAGGCTGCGGTTGCCACCACCGGCAACATAAAAGAAATTCGTTCCCGTTCCCAAAACGGCATCTCTCTGGTAATTGTGCAGTTTAACTGGGGCACCAATATGGACAATGCCGCCATTGAATTGCGGGAAAAAATAGATTATGTCAAAGGCGCGCTGCCCGGCGAGGTAAAAACCCCCCGGGTAATGAAACTGGACCCCAATCAGGCGCCGATTCTTTCTTTTTCCATGACCGGCAGCGATGTGGTGAAGTTAAAGAAAATTGCTGAGGATACCGTCCAATCCCGTCTGGAGCGCATTGACGGTGTTGCCTCCGTTAGTATTAGCGGTGGCAAAAGCCGGGAAATAAAAGTTATCCTGGATCCCGCTAAAATGGAAACCTATGGCCTCAGTGTCAATCAGGTGATGCAGGCGCTGGCCGGCGATAATATCTCAGGCACCGCCGGCGTAGTGGAACGGGGTACTCAAGAGACCGCCATTCGGGTGACGGGAGAATATACCAGCCTGGCGCAAATTAAGCAAATACGGGTTCCGTTGCCAGGTCAGGGCGGCTCGCTGGCACTTGGTGACTTGGCCGCCGTGGAGGATTCCTTTAAGAAAGAAAGCCGTTTCGCCTATGTGGATGGCCAGCCCTCCCTGGGCCTGGATGTCATGAAATCCACCGGCGCCAACACCGTTCAGGTGGCCAAGGAGGTGCTGCAGGAAGTGGCAGCACTGAACAAGACTCTGCCGGACGGAGTTAAAATCACCACTGTGGTGGATATGTCCAAATTTATTCAGCAGTCTATAGATAATGTAATTTACCACGGGCTGGTGGGCGGTATACTGGCTGTAATTATCCTCTATTTGTTTTTACGCAGCCTGCGCAGCACATTGGTGGTGGCCCTGGTAATGCCCATCTCCATTATTGCTACCTTTACCCTGATGTATTTCGGCCATCAGACCATTAACATGCTGTCTCTGGGCGGTTTGGCACTGGGCTTGGGCTCCCTGGTGGATTTTTCGGTGGTGGTGTTGGAAAGCATCTACCGCTACCGCCAGCAGGGATATGATGTTATACAGGCTGCCAAACTGGGCACCGCCGAAGTAGCCAACGCCGTTACCGCATCTGCCGGCGCCCAGGTGGTGGTATTTCTGCCCATTGTGTTTGTGGAAGGTTTAGCCGGCATATTATTTAAGCCCATGGCTCTCACAGTAAGTTTCTCGCACATTGCCGCCCTTTTTGCGGCCCTGACCCTGGTTCCCATGATGTCCTCCCGGCTGCTGCAAAAAGTTGCCCCGCCGGATGAAAATTTGCCCCCGGGCCGTACCAAAAACCCGGTCCTGCTGTTTGGTCGTTTCATGCACCGGTTAAACCTGCATTACGGCAGCTTGCTGCGGTGGGCCCTGGGCAACCGCAAAAAAGTGGTGGGTTTTACAGCGTTGCTGCTGCTGCTTAGTGTCGCAGCTACTCCCTTAATTGGCACAGAATTTATCCCCACCATGGATCAGGGGGAAATTACCGTCAAGATAGACATGCCCGCCGGCACTAAGGTTGCCGAAACCGCCCGGGTAGCCGCCGACCTGGAAAAATTGGCCCGCTCGCAAGTTAAAGAGATCGAGCGTATCTTTACCACGGTTGGCTCCGGCGGCCAGTTATCCTTCCTGGGCGTAGGGTCGGGCGACCAGGCCACCCTGCAGATAAAATTAAAACCCCTGGCCCAACGGGATATTTCTACCGAACAAGCGGTGGAAAAACTGCGCCGGGCTGTGCAAGATATCCCCGGTGCTGATATCACCGTCTCACTGGCTGACAATTCCGGCAGTCCCAGCAGCAAACCGGTGGACATAGCTATCCGGGGCGATGATTTAACCGTACTCAACCAGTTGGGCGACCTGCTGGCGGAAGTTGTTAAGTCGGTACCCGGCACCCGCAACGTGACCAACTCGTTATCCGAAGCCACCCCGGAGGTGCAGATTATGGTTGACAGGGAACAGGCCGCCCGCTACGGCCTGTCCGCCGGCCAGGTTCTGGCAGCCGTCAGCACTTCCTTTGACGGCAGAGTGGTCAGCCGTATGCGCACCGGTGAAGATGAAGTGGATGTGCGCCTGCTTTTCCCGGAGGATAGCAGCAAGGATGCAGATGCTCTGGCCAACCTGACGCTAGTTGCTCCCACCGGTGCCCGGGTGCCGGTGTCAGCTGTAGCCAGGATTACAACCCAGCATGCCCCAACGGAAATTATCCGGTCTTCGCAAAGCCGGGAAGTTCGCATTACAGCCGACATCTCCGGCCGGGATACCGGCAGTGTCAACAAAGAAATTGCAGCCGCTTTAAACAAATTGGCTTTGCCCGAGGGTTATACCATCCACACCGGCGGCCAAGCCAAAGACATGGCCGATTCCTTTAAGAGCCTGGCCATCGCCTTAATTCTCTCGGTGGTGCTGGTATTTATGGTGATGGCAGCCCAGTTTGAATCACTGTTTCAGCCTTTCATCATTATGTTTTCCCTGCCGCCTACATTTATCGGGGTGGTATTGGGCCTGGGCATCACCGGCCATCACCTCAGCGTCCCGGCTTTAATCGGCGCCATTATGCTGATCGGTATTGTGGTTAACAACGCCATTGTGCTGGTTGATTATATTAATACCCTGCGCAAGCGCGGCTACGAGCGGGATCAGGCTGTCTTAGCCGCCGGCCCGGTGCGCCTGCGGCCTATTTTAATGACTGCCCTCACCACCGTGCTGGCCCTGCTGCCCCTGGCCTTTGGCGGCGGCGAGGGTTCCGAAGGCCAGGCTCCCATGGCAGTGGTGGTGGCTTTTGGCTTAACCCTGTCTACCCTCATTACGCTGGTTCTGGTACCGGTGGTTTACACCGTTTTTGACGACCTGGGCCGCAAACTGTCAGCAAAATGGGCCAAGGTAAAGCTGCCTCGCTTAAAATCAATCGGTACTTAA
- a CDS encoding TetR/AcrR family transcriptional regulator has translation MTKQSKKDLIADAALACFLTSGYGATSVDEIVKASGISKGGIYWHFKSKEEIFLYLVKRFVNEWNTQYIARLPGTRSAAEKLAIFLEHRLQCIDTPISALMLEFLLQAKEEATIRKMSAEFEKPTHIIYQIIEEAIRNGEFKALDPKTVTLSFLAIFDGAGLQMLVHKNKLLLEQTLRTTLEIFLAGISSEPVKE, from the coding sequence TTGACTAAACAATCAAAAAAGGATCTCATTGCCGATGCCGCCCTGGCCTGTTTTTTAACTTCCGGTTATGGCGCCACCTCGGTGGACGAAATTGTTAAAGCATCCGGCATCAGCAAGGGTGGTATCTACTGGCATTTCAAGAGTAAGGAAGAAATTTTTCTCTACCTGGTAAAACGCTTTGTTAATGAATGGAACACCCAATACATAGCCCGTTTACCGGGAACCCGTTCAGCGGCCGAAAAGCTGGCGATATTTCTGGAACACCGTTTGCAATGCATTGACACACCTATCTCTGCTTTAATGCTTGAATTTTTGCTGCAGGCAAAAGAAGAAGCAACTATCCGCAAGATGAGTGCAGAATTTGAAAAACCCACCCACATTATTTATCAAATTATAGAAGAAGCCATTAGAAACGGTGAGTTTAAAGCCCTGGACCCCAAAACGGTTACCTTATCTTTCCTGGCCATTTTTGACGGTGCCGGTCTGCAAATGCTGGTTCATAAAAACAAGCTTTTATTAGAACAAACCCTGCGCACAACCCTTGAGATATTCCTGGCCGGGATAAGTAGTGAACCGGTAAAAGAATAA
- a CDS encoding efflux RND transporter periplasmic adaptor subunit produces the protein MKRIIVLMLCMLVLTASVTGCGQKTPPQEEKLMPVEITKVSTADLTHTLSATGEIIAAADVNVMPKVTGRVEKVLVRVGDKVHRGQALVQLEGNETRHALDQAEAGLELAQANWERAHQALKDAEINFERSKILYDAQAIAKSQFEQAESALVTARSNLKVAAAQLKQAQATLHTTQDNYNNALLTSPIDGVVAGIQVDPGDTVTPQAPAVTVVQLANPKVKVYVSENVVSSIKEGTTVPVAINALNKTVNGTVLSVAPRADAATRSFAVEIQLPNQQGEIKPGMVARLNLSTGTSAGVLALPVDAVLEREGRHYVFIVADGKAKEVSVQVGVTSGELVEIKDGLKAGQTVIVKGNRLVADGQKVKAVKELGGAAR, from the coding sequence TTGAAAAGGATAATCGTCCTTATGCTTTGCATGCTGGTATTAACTGCTTCTGTGACCGGCTGCGGTCAAAAAACACCTCCCCAGGAAGAAAAGTTAATGCCGGTAGAAATTACCAAGGTTTCTACAGCTGATCTCACCCATACTTTATCTGCCACCGGTGAAATTATTGCCGCGGCGGATGTCAATGTAATGCCTAAAGTTACCGGCCGCGTTGAAAAAGTTTTGGTCAGGGTGGGCGATAAAGTCCACCGGGGACAAGCGCTTGTGCAGTTGGAAGGCAACGAAACCCGCCATGCCCTGGACCAAGCCGAGGCAGGTCTTGAACTGGCCCAAGCCAACTGGGAACGGGCCCACCAGGCTTTAAAGGATGCAGAAATAAACTTTGAAAGAAGCAAAATCCTGTACGATGCCCAGGCCATTGCCAAATCCCAGTTTGAACAGGCAGAAAGCGCCCTGGTGACAGCCCGGAGCAATTTAAAGGTGGCAGCGGCTCAATTAAAACAAGCCCAGGCTACCTTGCATACGACCCAGGATAACTACAACAACGCCTTGCTGACTTCGCCCATTGACGGCGTGGTGGCCGGTATTCAGGTGGACCCCGGCGACACTGTTACACCTCAGGCCCCGGCGGTAACGGTGGTTCAACTGGCCAATCCCAAAGTAAAGGTGTATGTGTCGGAAAACGTTGTCAGCTCCATTAAAGAAGGTACAACAGTGCCTGTTGCCATTAACGCGCTGAATAAAACTGTCAATGGTACAGTTCTCTCGGTTGCTCCCAGGGCAGACGCGGCCACCCGGTCCTTTGCGGTAGAAATTCAGCTGCCCAACCAACAGGGCGAGATTAAGCCCGGCATGGTCGCCAGGTTAAATTTATCCACCGGCACCTCGGCAGGCGTGCTGGCCTTACCGGTGGATGCTGTCCTGGAACGGGAAGGCCGGCACTATGTTTTTATTGTGGCAGACGGCAAAGCCAAAGAAGTTTCTGTTCAAGTGGGCGTTACCTCCGGTGAGCTGGTAGAAATCAAAGACGGCCTGAAGGCCGGTCAAACCGTCATTGTAAAGGGCAATCGCTTGGTAGCTGACGGCCAAAAGGTTAAAGCAGTGAAGGAGCTGGGAGGTGCCGCCAGGTGA
- a CDS encoding VCBS repeat-containing protein, whose amino-acid sequence MTRARMLWQTNLSVPLFVAAGNIFDAAQNVVVAGGTQVSVYRPLNNTYRLAATAAVNQTVLSLAVGLPIFASEIIFVGLADRIVAFAYRQGVLIQLWQTTPEPGANFTDIIPADLDGDGRQELAAIANGTDSLYVYLITGQTLTALRPELLAIRQLPGKPGSITAFRPPAARTDWLALSYSQSNQATTVQTLFLTETGFLEGPAIFNLPYMVTDLTAANLLPVVGEELAAAGSDGVVRLFAVDDRLRTVLVTKNLGSTVSTVTALNTQPDNAVLVAGTPGSYVFGFNSPGIADEPNWAFKAAGPLKDIAVINEQRIAVGTTNGILQIWLIQQV is encoded by the coding sequence ATGACGCGCGCAAGAATGCTGTGGCAAACTAATTTAAGCGTACCTTTGTTTGTAGCAGCCGGTAATATATTTGATGCAGCACAAAACGTTGTAGTGGCCGGAGGTACTCAAGTGTCAGTATACAGGCCGTTAAATAATACTTACCGATTAGCTGCGACGGCGGCAGTTAATCAAACTGTTTTAAGTTTGGCAGTGGGCCTGCCAATTTTTGCCTCAGAAATTATTTTTGTAGGTTTGGCTGATCGCATAGTTGCTTTTGCCTACCGGCAAGGTGTGCTAATACAACTCTGGCAAACAACACCTGAGCCGGGCGCTAACTTTACAGATATAATTCCGGCGGATTTAGACGGGGACGGGCGGCAGGAACTGGCGGCTATTGCTAACGGCACTGACAGTTTATATGTTTATCTGATAACAGGGCAAACGCTGACCGCTTTGCGGCCGGAATTACTGGCCATTAGACAGCTGCCGGGGAAGCCCGGCAGTATTACCGCTTTTCGTCCCCCCGCGGCCCGGACTGACTGGTTGGCTCTTTCGTACAGTCAAAGTAATCAGGCTACGACTGTACAGACTTTGTTTCTTACTGAAACCGGTTTTTTAGAGGGACCGGCCATCTTTAATTTGCCATACATGGTTACAGATTTAACCGCAGCAAACTTGCTGCCGGTTGTCGGCGAGGAATTGGCAGCTGCCGGCAGTGACGGGGTTGTCAGATTATTTGCCGTTGACGACAGGCTGCGTACAGTCCTGGTAACAAAGAATTTGGGCAGCACAGTTTCAACCGTAACCGCCCTGAATACGCAACCGGATAACGCTGTTCTGGTTGCCGGAACACCCGGTAGTTATGTCTTTGGGTTTAACAGTCCGGGTATTGCGGATGAGCCAAACTGGGCTTTTAAGGCGGCGGGTCCGCTGAAAGATATTGCTGTTATTAATGAGCAAAGAATTGCTGTGGGAACTACGAACGGCATCTTGCAAATTTGGCTAATTCAGCAAGTTTAA